In one Helicoverpa zea isolate HzStark_Cry1AcR chromosome 5, ilHelZeax1.1, whole genome shotgun sequence genomic region, the following are encoded:
- the LOC124630594 gene encoding uncharacterized protein LOC124630594, producing the protein MSILYVKAYHGLCSSNNSFCHKPQFLHGLRDRAQKIGIRIDLVPVPFVDYCMLEMCGHEIFRCKLQNLKFNTQFTRDEVCDRAIYAILSASLKFRRARACLWFWTALDHQLFRRSKYAPQDYWPVDVDFTIKEKCVDCSICCKVPLESTPDNTMTEKDKMEDPISLKSESYSLDEDFI; encoded by the exons ATGTCGATCTTATACGTAAAAGCTTATCATGGTCTTTGTAGTAGCAATAACAGTTTCTGTCACAAACCACAGTTCCTTCATGGATTGAGAG ATCGAGCTCAGAAAATCGGTATTCGAATAGATCTCGTACCAGTCCCTTTCGTCGACTACTGTATGCTCGAAATGTGTGGACATGAA ATTTTCCGCTGTAAGCTTCAGAATTTGAAGTTCAACACTCAATTCACACGGGACGAGGTGTGCGATAGGGCCATCTACGCCATCCTATCGGCCTCCCTGAAGTTCCGGCGAGCGCGGGCTTGTCTATGGTTCTGGACAGCGCTTGACCACCAGCTGTTTAGAAGAAGCAAGTATGCGCCACAAGACTACTGGCCTGTTGACGTGGACtttacaataaaagaaaaatgtgttGATTGTTCGATTTGCTGCAAAGTGCCGCTAGAGAGTACGCCAGATAATACTATGACGGAAAAAGATAAAATGGAAGATCCCATTTCTTTAAAGTCGGAATCTTATTCGCTAGACGAAGATTTTATATAA
- the LOC124630492 gene encoding UPF0728 protein C10orf53 homolog, producing MSLLYVKAYYGPCDTFDCCMHKPHLLFGLRDRLQKLGFRMDLIPVPFINYCMLEMCGHEVFRCNIKNLKFNVSSTRDPTCRRAIEAVIGSAVKFRIARTILWFWTALDHQMFRRSKYAPKDYWPKNIDFGHSTCTECVNCCGVVVKKPPNSDT from the exons ATGTCTTTACTGTACGTAAAAGCGTACTATGGACCTTGTGATACTTTTGACTGTTGCATGCATAAACCCCATTTGTTATTTGGTCTGAGAG ATCGCCTCCAAAAATTGGGTTTTCGAATGGATCTCATTCCAGTACCGTTCATAAACTATTGCATGCTTGAAATGTGTGGACATGAG GTATTCCGTTGTAATATAAAGAACTTAAAATTCAACGTGAGTTCTACTCGGGACCCCACTTGCAGACGAGCTATTGAGGCCGTCATTGGGTCCGCAGTAAAGTTCAGGATAGCTCGTACCATACTCTGGTTCTGGACGGCTTTGGACCACCAGATGTTCAGACGAAGCAAGTATGCTCCCAAGGACTACTGGCCTAAAAATATAGATTTCGGACACTCAACGTGCACAGAGTGCGTCAACTGCTGTGGCGTCGTTGTGAAGAAACCTCCTAATAGCGATACCTAA
- the LOC124630696 gene encoding uncharacterized protein LOC124630696: MSFLYVKAYYGPCNTFDTCKHKPQLLTGFRDRLQKLGFRIDLVPVPFINYFMLEMCGHEVFRCNLKHMKFNTRPSRDKICRRAIEAVMTSAVKFRRARAILWFWTALDHQMFRRSAYAPPDYWAKDIDLGFSTCAECIECCKILVKKRSPNDDKGEDDIETLSSEYSI; encoded by the exons ATGTCGTTTTTATATGTAAAGGCATACTACGGACCTTGCAACACTTTTGATACTTGCAAACATAAACCGCAGTTGTTAACTGGTTTTAGAG ATCGTCTTCAAAAGTTGGGCTTCCGAATAGATCTCGTTCCGGTTCCATTTATCAACTATTTCATGCTCGAAATGTGTGGACATGAA GTATTCCGCTGCAACCTGAAGCATATGAAATTCAACACGAGGCCTAGCCGGGATAAGATTTGCAGAAGAGCCATAGAAGCAGTAATGACGTCAGCCGTGAAGTTCCGACGAGCTCGCGCCATTCTCTGGTTCTGGACGGCTTTGGATCACCAGATGTTCAGAAGAAGTGCCTATGCCCCGCCTGACTACTGGGCAAAAGACATAGATTTGGGATTTTCAACCTGTGCAGAGTGTATTGAATGCTGTAAAATCCTTGTGAAAAAACGGTCGCCTAACGATGATAAAGGTGAAGATGATATTGAGACATTATCGTCGGAATACAGTATTTGA
- the LOC124630733 gene encoding uncharacterized protein LOC124630733, translating to MSFLYVKAYYGPCNTFDTCKHKPQLLTGLRDRLQKLGFRIDLIPVPFINYCMLEMCGHEVFRCNLRHLRFNTKPSRDKICRKAIEAVMTSAVKFRRARAILWFWTALDHQMFRRSKFAPKDYWASDITHPATTCTDCALCCHKASRKQELVDDDIPDELEPKHHESVHFDTISEFSVYIADAQK from the exons atgtctTTTTTATACGTGAAGGCATACTATGGACCTTGCAACACTTTTGATACCTGCAAACATAAACCGCAGTTGTTAACTGGTCTTAGAG ATCGACTTCAAAAGTTGGGCTTCCGAATAGATCTCATCCCGGTTCCATTTATAAACTATTGCATGCTCGAAATGTGTGGACATGAA GTATTCCGCTGCAACCTGAGGCATTTGAGATTCAACACGAAGCCGAGCCGGGATAAGATTTGCAGGAAAGCAATTGAAGCAGTAATGACGTCAGCCGTGAAGTTCCGACGAGCTCGCGCCATTCTCTGGTTCTGGACGGCTTTGGATCACCAGATGTTCAGAAGAAGCAAGTTCGCTCCCAAAGACTACTGGGCTTCTGACATCACACACCCAGCAACTACGTGCACAGACTGTGCATTGTGCTGCCATAAGGCTAGTAGAAAGCAAGAACTAGTTGACGATGATATACCTGATGAACTTGAACCCAAACACCATGAAAGTGTACATTTTGATACAATTTCTGAATTCTCAGTTTATATAGCAGATGcacagaaataa
- the LOC124630438 gene encoding UPF0728 protein-like isoform X1, whose amino-acid sequence MSFLYVKVYYGLCKTFHRCVHRPELLYGLRDRLQKLGFRVDLKPVEYINYCMLEMCGHEIFRCNLQHLKFNTPWYRDPVCAKAVEAVMASAVKFRRARSYLWFWSLMDNQMFRKSMYAPPNYFADEMLKKFKSGDTFVTHNCEDGGFSFYSFPS is encoded by the exons ATGTCGTTTCTGTATGTAAAGGTGTACTATGGACTCTGCAAGACATTCCACAGATGCGTTCATAGACCCGAATTATTATATGGCCTGAGAG ATCGTCTGCAGAAGTTGGGGTTTCGAGTAGATTTAAAACCAGTAGAGTACATCAACTACTGCATGTTGGAAATGTGTGGCCATGAA ATATTTCGCTGTAATCTACAGCATTTAAAGTTTAACACGCCTTGGTATCGCGATCCTGTATGCGCAAAGGCCGTAGAGGCTGTCATGGCGTCTGCGGTCAAGTTCCGAAGAGCTCGCAGCTACCTCTGGTTCTGGTCGCTCATGGACAATCAGATGTTCAGGAAAAGTATGTACGCACCGCCGAACTACTTTGCAGACGAAATGTTAAAGAAATTCAAGTCTGGAGATACGTTTGTAACTCACAACTGTGAAGATGggggattttctttttattcttttccTAGCTGA
- the LOC124630438 gene encoding uncharacterized protein LOC124630438 isoform X2, whose protein sequence is MRKHIDRLQKLGFRVDLKPVEYINYCMLEMCGHEIFRCNLQHLKFNTPWYRDPVCAKAVEAVMASAVKFRRARSYLWFWSLMDNQMFRKSMYAPPNYFADEMLKKFKSGDTFVTHNCEDGGFSFYSFPS, encoded by the exons ATGCGTaaacatatag ATCGTCTGCAGAAGTTGGGGTTTCGAGTAGATTTAAAACCAGTAGAGTACATCAACTACTGCATGTTGGAAATGTGTGGCCATGAA ATATTTCGCTGTAATCTACAGCATTTAAAGTTTAACACGCCTTGGTATCGCGATCCTGTATGCGCAAAGGCCGTAGAGGCTGTCATGGCGTCTGCGGTCAAGTTCCGAAGAGCTCGCAGCTACCTCTGGTTCTGGTCGCTCATGGACAATCAGATGTTCAGGAAAAGTATGTACGCACCGCCGAACTACTTTGCAGACGAAATGTTAAAGAAATTCAAGTCTGGAGATACGTTTGTAACTCACAACTGTGAAGATGggggattttctttttattcttttccTAGCTGA